In Chloroflexota bacterium, the following proteins share a genomic window:
- a CDS encoding CpaF family protein yields MSLLKRIAGNTSPSSASESTAAAQPSAAATRPDGAIPRSAAVSSQDRLLDVRHRVQRRLTEEVRDVNSTNETKIRQTVEDLLSAVLDSENIVLSRVERQQLVESLMSDIVGLGPLDSLLKDDSISEIMVNGPNKIYIEQRGKLTLSGTTFIDDEHAMRVLYRIVAPLGRRVDESSPMVDARLKDGSRVNAVIRPISLIGPVITIRKFSKKPLGPEDLVRFGAISREMMDFLSASVRARINVVVSGGTGSGKTTLLNVLSSFIPEDERLITVENAAELQLQQDHVISLESRTANIEGKGEISINDLIINCLRMRPERIIVGECRGGETLAMLQAMNTGHEGSMTTLHANTPRDAIARIETMCLMSGMDLPLKAIREQVASAIELIVQQARLKDGSRRVMAISEVTGMEGDLVVLQDIFVFEQTGLDERGKIVGSLRPTGVRPRFLDRFEALNIYLPPNVFGNSSERFY; encoded by the coding sequence ATGTCGCTCCTAAAGCGTATTGCAGGAAATACGTCCCCATCCTCGGCTTCCGAATCAACAGCAGCAGCACAACCAAGTGCTGCTGCCACACGCCCTGATGGAGCTATTCCGCGCTCTGCTGCAGTTTCTTCCCAAGATCGCCTACTTGATGTGCGACATCGTGTCCAGCGTCGTTTGACCGAAGAAGTTCGCGATGTCAATAGCACCAATGAAACCAAAATCCGCCAAACGGTCGAAGATCTTTTGAGCGCCGTGCTCGACAGCGAAAATATCGTGTTAAGTCGGGTCGAACGCCAACAATTAGTCGAATCGTTGATGTCGGATATCGTTGGGCTTGGGCCGCTTGATTCGCTCCTCAAAGACGATAGCATTTCGGAAATCATGGTCAATGGGCCAAACAAGATCTACATTGAACAACGAGGCAAGCTGACGCTTTCAGGCACGACCTTCATCGACGATGAACACGCGATGCGGGTGTTGTATCGGATTGTGGCTCCACTTGGCCGACGGGTCGATGAAAGTTCGCCCATGGTCGATGCCCGTCTCAAAGATGGCTCGCGGGTGAACGCCGTTATTCGGCCTATTTCCTTGATTGGCCCAGTTATCACAATTCGTAAATTCTCCAAGAAGCCACTTGGCCCCGAAGATTTGGTTCGATTTGGCGCAATTAGCCGCGAAATGATGGATTTTCTTTCAGCAAGTGTTCGCGCTCGGATCAATGTGGTGGTGTCTGGTGGTACTGGTTCCGGCAAAACGACCTTGTTGAACGTACTTTCATCATTTATCCCTGAAGATGAGCGTTTGATTACGGTTGAAAACGCTGCCGAACTGCAACTTCAGCAGGATCACGTGATTTCGCTCGAATCGCGGACTGCCAATATCGAAGGCAAGGGCGAAATTTCAATCAACGATTTGATTATCAACTGTCTGCGGATGCGGCCTGAGCGAATCATCGTTGGTGAATGTCGTGGTGGCGAAACGTTGGCTATGTTGCAAGCAATGAATACTGGTCACGAAGGTTCGATGACCACACTCCACGCCAATACACCGCGTGACGCAATTGCGCGGATCGAAACTATGTGTTTGATGTCAGGGATGGATTTGCCGCTCAAGGCTATTCGTGAACAAGTCGCCTCGGCCATCGAATTGATTGTGCAACAAGCACGGCTCAAAGATGGTTCACGGCGGGTTATGGCCATTTCAGAAGTCACTGGGATGGAAGGCGATCTTGTGGTTCTCCAGGATATTTTTGTCTTTGAACAAACAGGCCTCGATGAACGTGGTAAGATTGTGGGGTCACTCCGCCCAACTGGGGTTCGACCACGCTTCCTTGATCGTTTTGAAGCCTTGAATATTTACCTGCCACCGAACGTCTTTGGCAATAGTTCAGAGCGCTTTTACTAA
- a CDS encoding type II secretion system F family protein yields the protein MENLPPWTIPLIIALALFGAGAVIFRKLRETKSNSVDGRLATFAERSRNQTESAERGMSALASRVDSMVNRGQKGSDLARDLAQADLKLTVTEFIMMKFGSVILFALFGVFLGRANFLAVVACGVVGAIIGFIVPDKVVSFKQGSRLKAFNNQLGDTVGLLANSLRSGYSLLQSMDLVSREAPPPISVEFRRVVQEVGLGLSLEDGMNNLLRRVPSDDLDLMVSAINIQAEVGGNLAEILDTIAHTIRERVRIKGQIRVLTSQARYSGYVVTLLPIAIAIIITMLNPEYMAPLMSFGLPPENWCCMPVCSAMMMIAGFFAIKSIVNIEV from the coding sequence ATGGAAAATTTACCACCATGGACAATTCCCTTGATCATTGCCTTAGCGCTCTTTGGCGCTGGAGCAGTGATCTTTCGCAAATTGAGGGAAACTAAGTCCAATTCGGTTGATGGCCGCCTCGCGACCTTTGCCGAACGTAGCCGCAACCAAACCGAAAGTGCCGAACGTGGCATGAGTGCTTTGGCCAGTCGGGTTGATTCAATGGTCAACCGCGGCCAAAAAGGCTCAGATTTGGCCCGCGATCTTGCCCAAGCTGACCTTAAACTTACCGTAACCGAATTTATTATGATGAAATTTGGTTCGGTGATTTTGTTTGCCTTGTTTGGGGTGTTCCTTGGCCGAGCCAACTTCTTGGCCGTTGTGGCCTGTGGGGTGGTTGGGGCAATTATCGGCTTTATCGTGCCCGATAAAGTTGTGAGCTTTAAGCAAGGTTCACGCTTGAAGGCATTTAATAACCAATTAGGCGATACGGTTGGTTTGTTGGCTAACTCGCTACGCTCTGGCTATAGTTTATTACAATCGATGGATTTGGTATCACGCGAAGCACCACCACCGATTTCAGTCGAGTTTCGGCGCGTGGTTCAAGAGGTTGGTTTGGGGCTTTCGCTTGAAGATGGCATGAATAATCTGTTGCGGCGCGTACCAAGCGATGACCTCGATTTGATGGTTTCGGCGATTAATATTCAGGCTGAAGTTGGTGGTAACTTGGCCGAGATTCTTGATACGATTGCCCATACCATTCGGGAACGGGTACGGATCAAAGGTCAAATTCGGGTGCTTACCTCACAAGCTCGCTATTCGGGTTATGTGGTTACGCTCCTGCCAATTGCGATTGCGATAATTATTACTATGCTCAACCCTGAGTATATGGCTCCGCTGATGAGCTTTGGGCTGCCCCCAGAGAATTGGTGCTGTATGCCAGTCTGTAGCGCAATGATGATGATTGCGGGCTTCTTCGCAATCAAGAGCATTGTTAATATTGAAGTCTAA
- a CDS encoding type II secretion system F family protein, whose amino-acid sequence MPLLIGLVILVIVFGIGFMVLNQRRQTDTVSNRLAQFTERSMNLEDLELQLPFMQRVVTPILNNVFVKLGQSAKGNDKLRTNLMLAGNPGNLTPTMFTGMRIFIALALFGVIFLVCMLAKVETASMLQWSGIGGALGFLLPAMWLGRQIKKRQKVILKALPDALDLLSISVTAGLGFDAALQRVAEKWDNELCREFRRALSDIRLGTQRHEAFRAMTVRTGVEDLTSFVSAVIQADQLGVSMGKMLKIQSDQLRLRRRQRAEEEAQKAPIKMLFPLVFLIFPSMFVVILGPAVPRLLGGGL is encoded by the coding sequence ATGCCCTTACTGATAGGATTAGTTATCCTGGTTATTGTCTTTGGAATTGGGTTTATGGTGCTTAACCAGCGCCGTCAAACTGATACGGTCTCTAATCGGCTGGCCCAATTTACCGAACGCTCCATGAACCTTGAGGATCTGGAGTTGCAGTTACCGTTTATGCAACGGGTTGTCACGCCAATTCTCAACAATGTGTTTGTGAAGCTTGGTCAATCAGCTAAAGGTAACGATAAACTGCGCACCAATTTAATGCTTGCTGGTAATCCTGGTAATTTAACCCCTACCATGTTTACTGGGATGCGGATTTTTATCGCGCTTGCCCTATTTGGTGTGATCTTCTTGGTCTGTATGTTGGCCAAGGTTGAAACCGCTAGCATGCTGCAATGGTCGGGGATCGGCGGGGCATTAGGTTTCTTATTGCCAGCTATGTGGCTTGGTCGCCAAATTAAGAAGCGCCAAAAAGTGATTCTTAAAGCCTTGCCCGATGCGCTCGATTTGCTCTCGATCAGTGTTACCGCAGGTTTGGGCTTTGATGCTGCCTTACAACGGGTGGCTGAAAAGTGGGATAACGAGTTGTGCCGTGAGTTCCGACGGGCACTCTCCGATATTCGCTTGGGTACGCAACGCCACGAGGCTTTTCGTGCCATGACCGTGCGAACTGGGGTTGAAGACTTAACCTCGTTTGTTTCGGCTGTGATTCAGGCCGACCAACTTGGGGTGAGTATGGGTAAAATGCTCAAAATTCAATCCGACCAATTGCGTTTGCGCCGCCGCCAACGTGCTGAAGAAGAAGCCCAAAAAGCACCAATCAAGATGCTTTTCCCATTGGTGTTCTTGATCTTCCCTTCGATGTTTGTGGTTATCTTGGGGCCAGCCGTGCCACGCTTGCTTGGTGGCGGTCTCTAG
- a CDS encoding DUF192 domain-containing protein, whose amino-acid sequence MSQHAIRNLTRNSNLVEYAEFANSFLSRGMGLMGRKHLPANTGLILYPNNNIHMFFMRFAIDVIFVDRQHQVVGLRENFKPWRPFAGAAKARYTLELPVGVIQQSQTQLGDQLAVVPAIF is encoded by the coding sequence GTGTCGCAACACGCTATTCGTAATCTAACGCGCAATAGCAACTTGGTTGAATATGCTGAGTTTGCTAATAGCTTTTTGAGTCGTGGCATGGGCCTGATGGGGCGTAAGCATTTGCCTGCCAATACGGGCTTAATTCTTTATCCCAATAATAATATTCATATGTTCTTTATGCGCTTTGCGATCGATGTGATCTTTGTTGATCGGCAGCATCAGGTAGTGGGGCTGCGCGAGAACTTTAAGCCCTGGCGGCCATTTGCTGGCGCAGCCAAAGCCCGTTACACCCTCGAATTGCCAGTTGGGGTTATTCAACAATCCCAAACCCAACTCGGCGATCAATTAGCAGTTGTTCCTGCTATTTTCTAA
- a CDS encoding Ppx/GppA family phosphatase, with protein sequence MTQHVGIIDLGSNTARMIVVQYQPYHSFKLVEEVKENVRLAHNVGADNQLQAEPMAMAIETLRMFSNFCRALGVNEVVAVATSAVRDAANQASFLAQVKEETGLDLRVLSGDEEAYYSYLGVINTLGVSNGFMFDIGGGSVELALVRGRGLAHTTSLPLGTVRLTEQILRSETPSKAELKALDRHLDEALAELDWFRPQGSKLPLIGVGGTVRNLAKLEQRAQRYPLDIVHGYTMSLQRVDEWATRLSKLNRNEREQLDGLNNDRADVITAGVLLIRALMQRCGADSLWICGHGLRDGIFYEQFLRGSQPPLLGDVRQFSVENLARIYGYNVVHVAKVRELSLALFDQLQSLHGYGAWERELLEAATVVHDIGVAVNFYDHHKHGLYLILNSMLNGYTHREMAMVALLTRHHRKGGVTDAGLGGVLAEGDLERVGKLSALLRIAEYLERSKSQVVQSVVCKIEKNQVRVKVQAVGDASIEIWDANRKTNLFRKVYGVEMVIE encoded by the coding sequence ATGACCCAACACGTTGGAATTATTGACCTTGGCTCAAACACCGCCCGCATGATTGTGGTGCAATACCAGCCCTATCACTCCTTCAAACTAGTCGAAGAAGTTAAAGAAAATGTGCGTTTGGCGCATAATGTCGGCGCTGATAATCAGTTGCAAGCTGAGCCGATGGCCATGGCAATTGAAACCTTGCGCATGTTTAGCAATTTTTGCCGTGCCTTAGGGGTCAACGAAGTTGTGGCTGTGGCCACCAGCGCCGTGCGCGATGCCGCCAATCAAGCCAGCTTTTTGGCCCAAGTCAAAGAAGAAACTGGCCTCGATTTACGCGTGCTCAGCGGCGATGAAGAAGCCTACTACAGCTACCTTGGGGTGATTAATACGCTTGGGGTTAGCAATGGTTTTATGTTTGATATTGGCGGTGGCAGCGTCGAATTAGCCTTAGTTCGAGGCCGTGGCTTGGCGCATACAACATCATTGCCACTTGGCACTGTGCGGCTCACCGAGCAAATTTTGCGCAGCGAAACCCCCAGCAAAGCCGAACTCAAAGCCCTCGATCGTCATTTAGATGAAGCGTTAGCCGAACTAGACTGGTTTCGACCGCAAGGCAGCAAATTGCCGTTAATTGGGGTTGGTGGCACGGTGCGCAACCTGGCCAAACTCGAACAACGTGCCCAGCGCTATCCACTTGATATTGTGCATGGCTACACGATGTCGTTGCAACGGGTCGATGAATGGGCTACTCGCCTCAGCAAACTCAATCGCAATGAGCGCGAGCAGCTTGATGGCCTTAACAATGATCGCGCTGATGTCATTACGGCTGGCGTACTGTTAATTCGAGCATTGATGCAACGTTGTGGAGCTGATAGTTTGTGGATTTGCGGCCATGGTTTGCGTGATGGCATCTTCTACGAGCAATTTCTGCGTGGCTCACAACCGCCCTTGCTCGGCGATGTCCGCCAGTTTTCGGTCGAGAATTTGGCACGAATCTATGGCTACAACGTGGTGCATGTTGCCAAAGTGCGCGAATTAAGCCTCGCCTTGTTTGATCAACTGCAAAGTTTGCATGGCTATGGGGCGTGGGAACGCGAATTACTCGAAGCTGCGACGGTGGTGCATGACATTGGGGTAGCAGTCAATTTCTACGATCATCATAAACATGGCTTATATTTGATTCTCAACTCAATGCTGAATGGCTATACCCACCGTGAAATGGCCATGGTCGCCTTGCTCACTCGCCATCATCGCAAAGGCGGCGTGACCGATGCCGGCTTAGGTGGAGTTTTGGCTGAAGGCGATCTTGAGCGGGTAGGCAAATTAAGTGCCTTGTTGCGTATCGCTGAATATCTAGAACGCTCCAAGAGCCAAGTTGTGCAAAGTGTCGTGTGCAAAATTGAGAAAAATCAGGTGCGGGTGAAGGTACAGGCGGTTGGCGACGCTTCGATTGAAATTTGGGATGCCAATCGCAAGACCAACCTATTTCGCAAAGTCTATGGGGTTGAAATGGTGATTGAATAG
- a CDS encoding L,D-transpeptidase family protein — protein sequence MRRIIWLTLVLGLCFWAFRTSQAVTPALTDTYGFASFWQTNGGELIFGQPITDPLEQDTLVVQYFENARFEYDPQTDSVGLGLVGRERTEWRDFGPQPRLAAASLRPEGANYDLTGSFRTFWETNGGVAIFGLPISSAQFEARPTGRFKVQYFERALMIEHPLLAGTAEEIELAPLGQEVAAARGLVEGMSYEQPYLFEFDPVAPAPVQTAAPQPVAEPTQVPPTAAPAQPTSQPVPTATPKPANPNVGKRIEVDISKQWLYAYENGTVVFDAPVATGKDGFNTPTGSYEIYAKVPLQTMRGSLGGETWVVPNVPHAMYFNGSVALHGTYWHNLFGSGTRISHGCVNLPLDAAAWLYNWAGVGTTVQVYY from the coding sequence ATGCGGCGGATCATCTGGTTGACTCTGGTTCTTGGTTTATGTTTTTGGGCTTTTCGCACCTCCCAAGCAGTGACCCCTGCGCTCACCGATACCTATGGGTTTGCTTCGTTTTGGCAAACTAATGGCGGCGAGTTGATTTTTGGTCAACCAATTACCGATCCCCTAGAGCAAGATACACTCGTTGTGCAATATTTTGAAAACGCTCGCTTCGAGTATGATCCGCAAACTGATAGCGTTGGCTTGGGCTTGGTTGGCCGCGAACGCACCGAATGGCGCGATTTTGGCCCACAACCACGTTTAGCCGCCGCAAGTTTACGCCCCGAAGGCGCTAACTACGATCTAACTGGCAGTTTCCGCACATTTTGGGAAACCAATGGTGGTGTAGCAATTTTTGGTTTGCCAATTAGCTCAGCTCAATTCGAAGCACGGCCAACTGGTCGTTTCAAAGTGCAATATTTCGAACGCGCCTTGATGATCGAGCATCCTTTGTTGGCGGGCACAGCTGAAGAGATTGAGCTAGCGCCGCTGGGACAAGAGGTTGCTGCCGCCCGTGGCTTAGTTGAAGGCATGAGCTACGAGCAGCCCTATTTATTTGAATTTGATCCAGTTGCCCCGGCTCCGGTGCAAACTGCTGCCCCGCAACCAGTTGCCGAGCCAACCCAAGTACCGCCAACCGCCGCACCTGCCCAACCAACCAGCCAACCTGTGCCAACTGCCACGCCCAAACCAGCCAATCCCAATGTAGGCAAACGCATCGAAGTTGATATTAGCAAGCAATGGCTGTATGCCTACGAAAATGGCACAGTCGTGTTTGATGCGCCGGTTGCTACTGGAAAAGATGGCTTCAATACCCCAACTGGCAGCTATGAAATTTATGCCAAAGTGCCCTTGCAAACCATGCGTGGCTCACTTGGTGGCGAGACCTGGGTTGTGCCAAATGTACCCCATGCCATGTATTTCAATGGCAGTGTTGCGCTGCATGGAACCTACTGGCACAACTTATTTGGTAGTGGCACGCGGATTAGCCATGGCTGCGTCAACTTACCACTTGATGCTGCCGCATGGCTCTACAATTGGGCTGGTGTCGGCACAACCGTCCAAGTCTATTACTAA
- the rimM gene encoding ribosome maturation factor RimM (Essential for efficient processing of 16S rRNA), giving the protein MTAPNPDDFLLVGRISAAFGVRGELKISMISSHPEHIQKLKQLFVGDLSKPYTIGRLHQHKGSLYLLRLNEVDTRDAAEAMQGLEAYIHRSDAAPLANDEYFLHDLVGLQVQTEAGEDIGRAVEIIETGANDVLVVRKLGQADILVPMVRTVVRSIDIAGGTITVTSLADIVPE; this is encoded by the coding sequence GTGACAGCTCCAAATCCAGATGATTTCTTGTTAGTTGGCCGCATTTCAGCGGCGTTTGGCGTGCGCGGCGAGTTGAAGATTTCAATGATCTCATCGCACCCTGAACATATTCAAAAACTTAAACAATTGTTTGTGGGCGATCTTTCCAAGCCTTACACGATTGGCCGCCTGCACCAACACAAAGGCAGCCTGTATTTGTTGCGGCTGAACGAAGTTGATACCCGCGATGCTGCCGAAGCGATGCAAGGCCTTGAAGCCTATATTCATCGCAGCGATGCAGCGCCCTTGGCCAATGATGAATATTTCTTGCACGATTTGGTTGGCTTACAAGTGCAAACTGAGGCTGGCGAAGACATTGGGCGAGCAGTTGAAATTATTGAAACTGGCGCAAATGATGTATTAGTCGTTCGCAAATTAGGCCAAGCCGATATTTTAGTGCCGATGGTGCGCACGGTCGTTCGCTCAATTGATATTGCTGGCGGCACGATCACCGTAACCTCGCTAGCCGATATTGTGCCTGAGTAA
- a CDS encoding KH domain-containing protein, whose translation MEDLLKYIVEGLIDTDEIKISKRTGHHSITLDLRIPQSEAGKVIGRNGRVVKAIRDVLGIVGARQNKRVHLEVNS comes from the coding sequence ATGGAAGATTTATTGAAGTATATCGTCGAAGGCCTGATCGACACCGACGAAATTAAAATTAGCAAACGCACTGGTCACCACAGCATTACCCTCGATCTGCGCATTCCCCAAAGCGAAGCTGGGAAGGTCATCGGGCGCAATGGGCGTGTGGTCAAAGCCATTCGCGATGTATTGGGCATCGTTGGCGCTCGCCAAAACAAACGGGTCCACCTAGAGGTTAATTCGTGA
- the ffh gene encoding signal recognition particle protein — MFENLSDRLTDVFNRLGSKGRLTESDVDAGLREVRLALLEADVNFKVVKDFVARVREQAIGEEVTKSLTPGQQVIKIVHDELVHLLGDANVPINESKNREQPTIVMLVGLQGAGKTTMAAKLALYMRKKGKTPLLVAADIYRPAAIKQLETLGKQLNIPVYSEGTEVAPPDIAEHALRQARINGNNFVIVDTAGRLQIDERLMTELQQVVERIGPTEIMLVVDAMIGQESVKVAEAFHSKVPLTGLIMTKIDGDARGGAALSMREVTGVPIKFLGTGEKTDAIEPFHPDRLAQRILGMGDVMTLIERAEQVYDKDEAKKMQKKMRKGTFDFEDFLGAMNSMRKLGPLQQILGMIPGLGKQIRQMKELDDALDDREMKRIEAIIQSMTIKERRNPDLLKDPSRKRRISVGSGTRIEDVNALVKQFREMQRMMKRFSKGGQNPRDLMRMFK; from the coding sequence ATGTTTGAGAATCTATCCGACCGCTTAACCGATGTTTTCAACCGGTTGGGCAGCAAAGGCCGCCTAACTGAATCTGATGTTGATGCGGGCTTGCGCGAAGTGCGTTTGGCCTTGTTGGAAGCAGACGTTAACTTCAAAGTCGTCAAAGATTTTGTGGCGCGGGTGCGCGAACAAGCGATTGGCGAAGAAGTCACCAAGAGTTTGACTCCTGGTCAACAAGTGATCAAAATCGTTCATGACGAGTTGGTGCACTTGCTTGGTGATGCCAATGTGCCGATCAACGAATCGAAAAACCGCGAGCAACCGACGATTGTGATGTTGGTCGGGTTACAAGGTGCTGGTAAAACAACCATGGCTGCCAAGTTGGCGCTATATATGCGCAAAAAAGGCAAAACGCCATTGTTGGTTGCCGCCGACATCTACCGACCCGCCGCGATCAAGCAGTTGGAAACGCTCGGCAAGCAATTAAATATTCCGGTTTATAGCGAAGGCACTGAGGTTGCTCCGCCTGATATCGCTGAGCACGCTTTGCGGCAAGCGCGAATCAATGGCAACAACTTTGTGATCGTCGATACTGCCGGACGCTTGCAAATCGACGAACGCTTGATGACCGAATTACAACAAGTCGTCGAACGCATTGGCCCAACCGAAATTATGTTGGTCGTCGATGCCATGATCGGTCAAGAATCAGTCAAAGTGGCCGAGGCTTTCCATAGCAAAGTGCCATTAACTGGCTTGATTATGACCAAAATCGACGGCGATGCCCGTGGTGGGGCGGCGCTCTCGATGCGCGAAGTCACTGGAGTGCCAATTAAGTTCCTTGGAACGGGCGAAAAAACCGATGCCATCGAACCATTCCACCCCGATCGTCTAGCCCAACGGATTTTGGGCATGGGCGATGTGATGACCTTGATCGAGCGAGCCGAGCAAGTTTACGATAAAGATGAAGCCAAGAAAATGCAAAAGAAGATGCGCAAAGGCACCTTCGACTTTGAAGATTTCCTAGGCGCAATGAACTCAATGCGTAAACTTGGCCCATTACAACAAATCTTGGGCATGATTCCTGGGCTAGGCAAGCAAATTCGCCAAATGAAAGAGCTTGATGATGCCCTTGATGATCGCGAAATGAAACGGATCGAAGCAATTATTCAATCGATGACGATCAAAGAGCGCCGTAACCCCGACTTACTCAAAGATCCCAGCCGCAAGCGCCGGATCTCAGTCGGTAGTGGCACACGCATCGAAGATGTCAATGCATTGGTTAAGCAGTTCCGCGAAATGCAACGGATGATGAAGCGCTTCAGCAAGGGCGGCCAAAACCCGCGCGACCTGATGCGCATGTTCAAATAA
- a CDS encoding DoxX family protein produces the protein MKSAQLSAIGWTLLRVVVGMVFVIHGWSKVTMIGGVAATFGNEYQLPIPAVLAWLVATVEFLGGLALTVGVYSRWAALLLGCVMLGAIKVHWGSFFYYANGMEYDLVLLTVCMVICLNGGGPYSVDEQILNKPPAKKPA, from the coding sequence ATGAAAAGCGCACAACTGAGTGCTATCGGCTGGACGCTATTACGAGTCGTTGTCGGCATGGTCTTCGTGATCCATGGATGGTCGAAAGTTACAATGATTGGCGGGGTGGCTGCCACCTTTGGCAATGAGTATCAGTTACCAATTCCGGCGGTCTTGGCGTGGTTGGTCGCGACTGTCGAATTTTTGGGTGGTTTGGCATTAACTGTGGGAGTTTATAGCCGTTGGGCCGCGCTTTTACTGGGCTGCGTAATGTTGGGCGCAATCAAAGTTCATTGGGGCAGCTTCTTTTATTATGCCAATGGCATGGAATACGATCTGGTTTTGCTGACCGTTTGTATGGTCATTTGTTTGAACGGTGGTGGCCCTTACTCGGTTGATGAGCAGATCTTAAATAAACCACCAGCCAAAAAACCAGCCTAA
- a CDS encoding metal-binding protein — MPDGKTHDMLTVFTGIVGIPIIWRIVPNSDLLGAFVWAGSHIVSGMAFSPDLDLASEPYNRWGPLRFIWWPYRELVPHRAGISHSLVFGPLFRLGYFLVMVWLSFYLGMTLINSFTPVDTATISAAFIADLKALWYSDRQLIVYALVGFVTGGAVHSIADWLIEGREPYHKSLLMPWRKRRRKRRRDDDWGW, encoded by the coding sequence ATGCCTGATGGTAAAACTCATGATATGTTGACGGTCTTTACGGGCATTGTGGGCATTCCGATTATTTGGCGGATTGTGCCAAATAGCGATTTATTGGGTGCGTTTGTTTGGGCCGGAAGCCATATTGTTTCGGGTATGGCCTTCTCGCCCGATTTGGATTTGGCTTCCGAACCCTATAATCGTTGGGGGCCGTTGCGCTTTATTTGGTGGCCGTATCGTGAGCTTGTGCCGCATCGGGCTGGGATTTCGCATAGCCTTGTATTTGGCCCATTATTTCGGCTTGGCTACTTTTTGGTGATGGTCTGGCTCTCGTTTTATTTGGGTATGACCTTAATCAATAGCTTCACGCCGGTTGATACTGCCACGATTAGCGCCGCCTTTATTGCCGATCTCAAGGCCTTATGGTATAGCGATCGCCAACTCATCGTTTATGCATTAGTGGGTTTTGTCACTGGCGGAGCCGTGCATTCAATTGCCGATTGGCTGATTGAAGGCCGCGAGCCATATCATAAATCGCTGTTGATGCCTTGGCGCAAACGTCGCCGCAAGCGCCGCCGTGACGACGATTGGGGCTGGTAA